Proteins co-encoded in one Quercus robur chromosome 8, dhQueRobu3.1, whole genome shotgun sequence genomic window:
- the LOC126696492 gene encoding probable carboxylesterase 9, giving the protein MSNHSLIDYLIMSSDPYQHFQIAHNTDGTLTRYMKLPKTKANPVASPGDPVLSKDLILNAQNKTRVRVYIPTPKLSSNDGIRIPIIIFYPSSAWILLNWDTTLVHLQSSKLAYQVSAIVVSVEYRVAPENRLPAQYHDAMDAILWVREQALDPNGEQWIRDYGDISRCYLHGSANGGNMVFFAALEATGMELEPLRIAGNIMNQPMFGGMQRTNSELQNYGDVMLPLCAQDLAWKLSLPEGEDRDHWYCNPMVEGPHTSAISKLGRCLVIESRGDPLIDRQQEFATMLIRHEVQTEVQFDPLGCHAIEIIDLEWANALVERIKRFIVEAENKS; this is encoded by the coding sequence ATGAGCAATCACAGTCTCATAGATTATCTGATTATGTCGTCTGATCCCTACCAACACTTTCAAATTGCTCACAATACTGATGGCACTCTCACTCGATATATGAAATTGCCAAAGACCAAAGCAAACCCAGTGGCCTCTCCCGGAGACCCGGTGCTCTCCAAGGATCTCATTCTCAATGCCCAAAACAAAACCCGTGTCCGAGTCTACATTCCGACACCAAAACTTTCTTCAAATGATGGCATAAGGATTCCCATCATAATTTTCTACCCTAGTTCTGCATGGATTCTTTTAAATTGGGACACTACCCTGGTCCATTTACAAAGCTCAAAGCTCGCATATCAAGTTTCTGCCATTGTTGTTAGCGTTGAATATCGCGTTGCCCCAGAGAATAGGCTCCCAGCGCAATACCATGATGCAATGGACGCAATTCTTTGGGTGAGAGAACAAGCATTGGATCCAAACGGTGAGCAATGGATTAGAGATTATGGAGATATTTCAAGGTGTTATCTACATGGAAGTGCTAATGGTGGGAATATGGTATTTTTCGCTGCGTTAGAAGCAACGGGAATGGAGTTGGAGCCCTTGAGGATTGCTGGGAATATAATGAACCAGCCCATGTTTGGCGGCATGCAAAGGACGAATTCAGAGTTACAGAACTATGGGGACGTGATGTTGCCCTTGTGTGCACAAGATTTGGCTTGGAAGCTCTCGTTGCCAGAAGGTGAAGATCGAGACCATTGGTATTGTAATCCGATGGTGGAGGGCCCCCATACGAGTGCCATTAGTAAGCTTGGTAGGTGCCTTGTGATTGAGTCCCGTGGGGACCCATTGATTGATCGACAACAGGAGTTTGCAACCATGTTGATAAGGCATGAGGTCCAAACTGAAGTGCAATTCGACCCTTTGGGGTGCCATGCGATCGAGATCATAGACCTGGAATGGGCAAATGCTCTTGTGGAAAGGATTAAACGCTTTATTGTAGAAGCAGAAAATAAATCATGA
- the LOC126696493 gene encoding probable carboxylesterase 9, with the protein MGSWLYAKNNMRNSSNYSYFSKEEENTITQRSRFNPYDHLNIKLNPDGTLNRGQARPTIEANPNGDPVVSKDITLNVKTKTWVRIFRPTKLPSNNDNTIARLPIVIYCHHGGWILLSAADSDAHTNCEEIASELLTIVVSVNYRLAPESRLPAQYEDGVDAINWVKEQATNPNGEQWLKDYGDFSRCYLYGVGCGGNIVLYSSLKTDLMKLKPLKIAGIIMNQPMLGGIQRTESELRYATDEILPLPVLDLLWELALPKSINRDHRYCNPMVQGPHKQMISTLKRCLVTGFSGDPMIDRQQEFVEMLVACGVQVEACFDDYGFHNIDLVDPRRANELLNIVREFMFR; encoded by the coding sequence ATGGGTTCATGGCTATATGCAAAAAACAATATGCGAAATTCCTCCAATTACAGTTACTtttccaaagaagaagaaaatactaTAACACAAAGGTCAAGATTCAACCCTTACGACCACCTCAACATCAAGCTCAACCCAGATGGTACGCTCAATCGAGGCCAAGCCCGCCCCACAATCGAGGCAAACCCCAATGGGGACCCTGTGGTCTCCAAAGACATCACTCTCAACGTCAAAACTAAGACATGGGTTCGTATTTTCCGACCAACAAAATTGCCTTCCAATAATGACAACACCATCGCTCGACTTCCCATTGTAATTTACTGCCACCATGGTGGCTGGATTCTCTTAAGTGCAGCTGACTCTGATGCCCACACAAACTGTGAGGAAATTGCGAGCGAGCTTCTCACCATTGTTGTTTCCGTGAACTATCGTCTAGCACCCGAGAGTCGACTCCCAGCGCAGTACGAAGATGGTGTCGATGCTATCAACTGGGTTAAAGAACAAGCCACAAACCCCAATGGTGAGCAGTGGCTCAAAGACTACGGAGACTTCTCGAGGTGTTATCTTTACGGCGTTGGATGTGGTGGAAACATCGTGCTATATTCGAGTTTAAAGACAGACTTGATGAAATTGAAGCCATTGAAGATTGCTGGGATTATAATGAACCAACCCATGCTTGGAGGTATACAAAGAACTGAATCAGAGCTGCGATACGCTACGGATGAGATTTTGCCTCTGCCTGTGCTCGACCTATTGTGGGAACTTGCTTTGCCAAAATCGATTAATCGGGACCATCGGTATTGTAATCCCATGGTGCAAGGCCCACACAAGCAGATGATTAGTACACTAAAAAGGTGTTTGGTTACTGGGTTTAGTGGGGACCCGATGATTGATCGGCAACAGGAGTTTGTGGAGATGTTGGTAGCGTGTGGGGTCCAGGTTGAGGCATGTTTCGATGATTATGGGTTCCACAATATTGATCTCGTGGACCCTAGACGGGCCAATGAACTTTTAAATATTGTTAGAGAATTCATGTTTCGATGA